The nucleotide window ctgactGTTACCAAATGGAAAAAGggatgctactgctactgctaagtcacttcagttgtgtccgcctctgtgcgaccccatagatggtagcccaccaggctcccctggtccctgggattctccaggcaagaacactggagtgggttgccatttccttctccaatgcatgaaagtaaaaagtgaaagtgaagtcgctcagtcgtgtccgaccctcggcaaccccatggactgcagccttccaggctcctctatccacgggattttccaggcaggagtactggagtggggtgccattgccttctcccaaaagggATGGGGATggtataaattaggagtttgggatttgcAGATACAAatcactatacataaaataggttaaaaacaacaacaacaacaaaaacaaggtcctactgtaaaaaaatttttccttgctATTTACTAAGGGCAAATATATCCCCACTGACCTTCAGGttctcccagcctcctctgtcatcctgtcGCAAGATGATTCCCATCTTCCCAGCTGACAGCTAAGCTTTCTGCTTTTCTGCCCCGTTCGCCTGGTCCAGCCGCTCAGTACAGGCAGGACCCCACATCACAGGACTGACCCCGGGCCTGCTCCTGGGAAAGCAGCACCGTGGCTCAGGATTTCACTCTGACTTCTTGCACAACAGACCAGCAGAGGCAAATGTGGCTTGAATGAAGCTAAACTACCTTACAGCTGAGTAAACGAAGGCTCACAACCAAAACCCGACTGGTAGAGGAAGGGAGCCTTCAGGGAAAAATGATTAGCGCCATTTACCTCTTGATATTTCTCTGCGAATGCTGAAAACTTCAGAGCTGCTCCTGTTCCTTGGTGGTTACATATAATTAGGTCATTTGTGTAGAGACGGACAGAGATGAATCTTGGAGTCCCCTTGAAAAAGTTCGGACAGGGGCCAAGTTTTAGGCCCTGGCCTCCCACGGGGGTGATGCTGCACAGAAAACAGAACAACCATCAGAACGACCActctgaatttctttctttttaaagggtTTCTGTTATCTTGGAGGCCTCCCTAATGTTTTTCAGTGTGCTTCCCACTATTTCTATTGTTCTTATCTAACCTCTTTAACTCTTCTCTTTATTAGTACGGATACATTTTGCTATGAGAATAATTACAATATAATGTAGTAGTAATAGCTATCTATTAAGTGCATATTATTTACCAGAGATTGTTAAAGACATTTAAAACACACAATTTAGTATTTTCACAAAAATCCTGTAAGGTGGTTAACACAACAGAACTGAAGTTCAAATAAGCTGATTTTGCCAGAACAAACCAGCCAGGAAAAGGGCCGTGTTCCATCCCAGATATCTCAGCCTGTGGCCCTGCTCAACCTGCTGCTCTTTCCAGTCCTCTTCGACAGGAAGCCTGCAGCCGCCACTACCACCTGTTCTCAGCTTCTCACCTTAGGTTATCAAAGGAGTTTCCATGCTGAAATTAAAGACTATAATACTTCGTATTTTTTGtacaaaaaaatatgtattttttttagggagaggctttttttttttagaaaaatgaaaagccaaGATTTGATATTGACCTTTAATataatctcggagaaggcaatggcaccccactccagtacttttgcctagaaaaccccatggacggaggaacctggtgggctgcagtccatggggtcgctcgagttggacatgactgagcgacttcactttcacttttcactttcatgcattggagaagaaaatggcaacccactccagtgttcttgcctggagaatcccagggatgggggagccttgtgggctgccgtctatggggttgcacagagtcggacactactgaagcgacatatctatctatctttaACATAATCTATCAGCTCATGTGAAAATATAGGGTCCTAAATACATGATGTCCCAAACTGGTTTCTAATCTCTGCTGTCCACCTCTCTCAGCTCAAAGCACCAACCTGAAAAAGGAGGCAGAGTCTTTGTccttggacatgactttgaagtCAGACAGATGTAGTTCTGAACATGGGCTTTGACCATGTGATCTTCACCAAGTTCTTATGCCTTTTAAAACTACTGTGTCCTTACCTGtattctgctactgctaagtcacttcaatcgtgtcagactctgcacgaccccacagatgacagcccaccaggctcccctgtccctgggattctccaggcaagaacactggagtgggttgccatttccttctcctgtattCTAGAACCTTTCCAAAGGCATAGTTGGCACAAAGTACAAGTttgttctcatccccttttccctttggttgcTACGTTGAACCCTTAATGATTCTGGAGTCTCGGTAACCACAGTTCTTGTAAAGAGTCAGAGAGTTGGTACCAGCAGGACCTGAAGGACAGGCAGGGTAGGGGACAGGCACCAAGGCCCCTCCTGCTCACAGCAGAAATGTCTGCAGGCCTAGGGTGCAGCTCCTAAGCTGCGGTCTCTCTGGACCTCTTTGGCTGAGGCAGAGAGAAGCCCATCTTGACTTCCACACGTGGCCCCAGAAAGCTGGAGGCGGGGAAAGGAGGCTGTAGGTTCCTCTCATGGGAAGTTGCTGTGAGTAGAAAATGCCAGCATTAGGTTAAATGAGGCTTTCCAGGAGGTGAAGAGATGACTGTCTTCAGCTGTGGTTGTTTTGaacaaataaatatcttttgttGAGCTCCCCACAGGGGCCACGTGAGAGCCAAGAACAGGTGTGCTGGATACGCGTGGATGGAGAGAAGCTCCTCTAGACCCCAGAGAGTAAGGGTGGAAGGGGAGGTCTCAAACACTAAGGAGATGTGTATTCCTAATGCAGTTTGATTATTCAAGAATGCTAGGAGCCTGGGCAGCTCATGTCTCCTAGGGGGGCCCCAGTTTTATCTGTAAAAGGAGGTGCAACCAGATGAGGGAGAGATATGCCAGTTCTGGTAGTTTAATTcccagtgtgtgggcttcttaagGAGTGCCATGTTGTCTTTTTGCTCCAAGTGTGCCGTGTGGTCCAAGCGACTCAcgattctttgttttgtttttgcttgagGATGACTTGAGTTAGGCAATGTCTCACCTGCTGTCTTTCTATCCAGAATTCCCCCATTCTTGGACTGTCCTTCACAAATGCTGTATCATCTGTGTGAAGTTGGAATAGTATTATCACGGCAATGACTCGCATCACCATGCAGTCTGTGATTCTggtgtatcatttaaagttttctCGAAAGTTGTCTTCAAAACAGTCAGCTTGCTGACAAATCCCTTCCAGACCTTTCCAGAATGGTGTGGATTGGGGTTTTCCTTTGGAGGGGACAGAACTGTAGAATTTTAGAGCAGGTAGGTAAATTTCACCAGGATCACCTGGAGGACCCTATTAAAAACCAGCTTGGGCACAGGTGTGGCGTTCTGCCTGCCCTAAAAGTCTTGCAAGTTCTGGCCTCTTATTGGAGCCTTTTGATGCTGCCCCGGGTTCTGCCCCCAGACCTCAAAGCCCCTGATGACCAGTATGTGAAggacacctggagaaggaaatggaaacccattccagtatacttgtctggagaatgccaggggcagagaagcctggcaggctacagtccatggggtcacagagttggacaccaccaagtgacaaaaacacacacacacacacacgatggagctttcccagtggctcagtggttaaaaaaatctgcctgtaatgcagaagccTCAAGCGACtatggttggatccctgggtctggaagttcccttggaggaggggatgggaacccactctagtattcttgcctggaaaatcccatggacagaggagtctggtggtctacagtccacggggtcacaaagagtcagacatgactgaagcaacttagcacacacacgtgaAGGACAAATTTAGGAAACATAGGACCATTGGTTATAAGGAGGCCAAGGGATTCTTGCAAGAGTGCTATAACAACAAGTTAATGAAAGCAGACAAAATGCAACTATAAAAGCATGTTTGGAATCTCCCTACCAGAAGAAAAACTTAATGCCATTTGTGGTGAACAGATTGGTAAATTGCAGGAGCTGATGCAAGAAGCCACTAATCCCAATGGGCAATTTAGTACTAGTGAGTCTAGGAAACCAAAATTTTAGTCTATACAATAAAGTTTAACAAAGGGAGAGGGTAACAACTCACCGGATCCCATCCCAGAATTTGAATTGATATAGCTGGGGTAGAGACAGAATGCTGCAGTTCTAAGTTCCCAGATAATGTTGATGCTGCTATTAAAGGGACCATTCTTTGAAGTCCCCTTAACTATTCCAACCCCCATTATTAGCAGATGAGAAGGGTGAGTGGCTGAGAAAACTGAACCCAAGAAAAACTAGAACCCAAGTATCCTTGTCCATAGTCCGATggctttcagttaaaaaaatcagcttttttttttttttttttgctctagatCAATAGTTCCCAAACTTTTAATGAGTCAATTAGGGAGTCCGTTAAAATCTGGCTCCAGTAACTCAATACACCTAGAACAGTGAGTCTTAACCTTGGCTGTACATTGGAGTCAGAGATTCTGATGTAATTTATCTGAGCATCAGGATTCTTGAAAGCTCCCCAAGTAactcaaagtgaaagaaagtgaagtcacgcagttgtgtccggctctttgcgaccccgtggactgtagcctaccaggctcctccttccatgggattctccaggcaagagtactggagtgggttgccacttccttctccaggggatcttcccaacccagggatcgaaccctggtctcccgcattgcaggcagacgctttaacctctgagccaccagggaagcccaagtaactCAAAGAGGGtaataaatttgaaaagttttGGTCTGGAGGAAGGTCAGAAAGCTTTACTAGTCCAGACATCCCAGGTAATTTGGCTGTAGCTGCAGGCTGGTCTGTACTTTGCAGGCAAAGGTTTTCCTGATCTTACTTCCTGGTTTAGGAAAACACTGAAGTGTTAGTGTGAGGTTTGAAGAGTGAATACCAGGGGCATAGATGGGTCTATTTTCCTATGtataacaatatttatttttggaacATTTAGTCTCTTTTTATTAAGACATAATTAACCTAGAACAGTATATTAATTTCAAATGTACAACCTAATGGTTTGATATTTgtacatattgtgaaatgatcatcaaAATATGTCTGATTAACATCCATCATGACACATagttacaaattatttttcttgtgatgagaacttttacgATTGACtcccttagcaactttcaaaggTGTAAAACACTGTTTTACTAGGGTCACCATGTTGTACGTTACATCCACAGGACTCATTTgtagctggaagtttgtaccttttgaccactgtTGGTGTGTGATTTTGATTCTTCCAACTCCCTTACTTTCTTTGGCTCCCTGTGGCTTCCTATGTATCAGAATTAGAAAGAAGCTTTCTACCTGGTTTTGGtgtttgggagaaaaaaaattaattagaagcAGAATCCTGAAGTGTCTTTTCTAGTTCCAAGTCTGTTTGTGTGACCTGAGCAGTTAATGTCATCTCCCTAAGTACAATTGTACATTTCTTTGTAATACAGAAATAGTTATATCTGCCATCTTTACCTTAGAAGGGCTTTGTGAAAACCAGACTTCAAAGCCCctataaactataaaacactataaAAGTGAAAGCTATTATTAACTAGCGACACACAAATGGGAGCTTAAAGTGAAAGAAATCTCTCTTCACTAAACTATGCCTGGGAATTCTGTTGGAACTTGTGTCTAATTTGTCCTTGCTCTTAGACTCCAACATTCAAACCCCAAATCCAGAAGACCTGGGTATGATAATGTGAGCACTTTAACAAAATATGGTTTCTTCTCAGATATTGGGAGCACAGACAGACTTAGTAAGATGTCTAAAGTGAAAAAAACACCACCAAAGATTTAGGTAATAAAAtaccaaacaaaaattttaagtcttttatTTCTTACAGCTTGAAAGGTAGATGAGAATTTCTGGGGTAATAATGCAACATGAGTATTTAATTCTCTAGGGTTGTTTACCGTTTTGAAGTTTCTTATTACAAGAAAACTTAGATAAAATACTTTGAAACAAGTTAGCATTATCAGTATCCCTTCAGCATCATTAACTCCACAATGacagtctctctctcttgttCATAAGAGCCTATAAAGCCATTACTTATAAGTACACATTTTTCTAGGCAGAAATTTTCCTAGATAAGTTTATCAATCATGATCAGAAATTCAAATATGTAGTAGCTGAGGTGATGCAAAGTGAGTGAAGAGTGCCCTCTGGTGGTGTCATGCATAACTGAACTGTATCGaggttgttttagtcgctaagtcctctcacggactgtagcacgccaggcttctcctgtcggtgggatttctcaggcaagaatactggagtgggttgccctttttttctccagtggatcttcctgacccaaggatcatgCTTGGTCTTTAATTGAAGAATTACTATACTACTGTTCTACAGTTTCTTAAAAATCagactttcatctttttttctttgaatagttttatttatttggctgtgctggatctttgttgctgcgctgACTTCTGTGTAGTTGCAGGGAGCGGGAGCTACTCTATTTGagctgcacgggcttctcattgccgtggcttctcttgttacagagcatggaCAGGTGGCGGAGGCTTCAATAGTTGTAGCATATGGGCTAATAGTTGGGGCtcgagggctctagagcacaggttcaaatgttgtggctcataggcttaactgctctgtggcatgtgggagcttcccagaccagggagtgaacccgtgtctcctgcattggcaggcagattctttagcactgaaccacc belongs to Bubalus kerabau isolate K-KA32 ecotype Philippines breed swamp buffalo chromosome 9, PCC_UOA_SB_1v2, whole genome shotgun sequence and includes:
- the LOC129619879 gene encoding uncharacterized protein LOC129619879 isoform X1, producing the protein MRGTYSLLSPPPAFWGHVWKSRWASLCLSQRGPERPQLRSCTLGLQTFLLITPVGGQGLKLGPCPNFFKGTPRFISVRLYTNDLIICNHQGTGAALKFSAFAEKYQEHVSDSAFEATLGPGKQESAAPSYKIRKASGVWKENQMRRRWCLPAGTAHCWQQSTKQHPSESQGGDNLRREDTLEVPRRNWCPSISFTWHAYH
- the LOC129619879 gene encoding uncharacterized protein LOC129619879 isoform X2; translated protein: MRGTYSLLSPPPAFWGHVWKSRWASLCLSQRGPERPQLRSCTLGLQTFLLITPVGGQGLKLGPCPNFFKGTPRFISVRLYTNDLIICNHQGTGAALKFSAFAEKYQEHVSDSAFEATLGPGKQESAAPSYKIRKASGVWKENQMRRRWCLPAGTAHCWQQSTKTLPSWVYESRKKI